The DNA window ACAGTAAAATGGTTTAATGCGGCCAAGGGTTTTGGTTTTATCGCAGAGGACAACGGCGGTGATGTTTTCGTTCATTTTTCCGCCATCAAGTCCCAAGGTTACAAATCTCTTGATGAAGGCGCACGGGTTTCATTTGAGATCGTTGACGGTCCCAAAGGTCCTGCGGCAAACGATGTTGTTCAGCTGTAAGACCTGTCAGTAAATCCTGATGACTTCGCCCTGCATCCCGCAGGGCTTTTTTTTTCTCCCTGGGTTCCTCCGGCCCGCATTTCCATTTTAAAGAAGATAATAAAACATGACAGCATTTAAAGAGATTGGCGTTTCAGAAGGTATTCTCAAGGCATTGCAGGCACTTGGCTTTGAGCAGCCCACCCCTGTTCAGGAAAAAATCATTCCCCTCATGCTGGAGCAGCGGCGTGATCTCGTCGGACTGGCCCAGACCGGCACGGGAAAAACGGCGGCCTTCGGCATCCCCCTGGTGCAGTTGATCGATACTCGCCTGGGCGAAACCCAGGGGCTGGTGCTTTGCCCCACCCGCGAACTCTGCGTGCAGGTGGCCAGGGATATTGCGGCCTTGGGGCAGTTCCTGCCTCAGTTGCGCGTGTCGGCGGTTTACGGCGGCGCAAATATTGAACAGCAGATCAGGGATCTGCGCCGGGGCGCTCAGCTGATCATCGCCACTCCGGGCCGTTTGCACGATCTGCTGCGCCGAGGCGTCGCCGATCTTTCCCATATTACCACCGTTGTCCTTGACGAGGCGGATGAAATGCTGCAGATGGGATTTCAGGACGAGTTGAACGCGATCCTCGCCCACACGCCGCAAAGCAAGAACACCCTGCTTTTTTCCGCCACCATGTCCAAGGAGGTGGCGACAATCGCTGCAAAATACATGAACAAGCCTTTGGAAATTACCATTGGTCAGCGCAATGTCGGAACGGAGAACGTTCGTCATCTCTATTATATGATTCACGCCAGGGACCGTTTTCTGGCCTTGAAGCGCATCGTTGACGGCAACCCCGGACTTTATTCCATCATCTTCTGCCGGACCCGCGAAGAAACCAAGGATGTTGCCGATAAGCTCATGCAGGAAGGCTACAGTGTCGATGCCCTGCACGGGGATCTGTCCCAGGGCCAGCGTGATCTGGTGATGGGCCGTTTCCGCAGCCGGAATCTGCAGATGCTGGTGGCAACCGATGTGGCGGCCCGCGGACTTGATGTGAACGACCTGACCCATGTCATCAATTATAACCTGCCCGATGATATCGCTTCCTATACCCACCGCAGCGGCCGCACCGGCAGGGCGGGAAAGACGGGAACCTCCATCGCCATCATCCATTTGCGGGAAAAGCATAAGATAAAAGAGATTGAACAGCGTCTGGGGAGAAAGTTCGAGTTGTCCCGTATCCCCACCGGCCATGAAATCTGTCAGAAACAGCTGCTCAGCCTGGTTGATACCCTGCAGAACAGAGATGTCGATCATGCGCAGATTGAGCCTTTTTTTGCCCAGGTTGCCGAAAAGCTGGCTTCGTTTGACCGGGAAGAGCTGATCAAGCGATTCCTGTCCATCGAATTTAACCGGTTTCTTGATTATTACCGTAATGTGCCGGATCTGAACCAACCGGAAGAAAAGCGCCAATCGGGCCGCCAGTCGGACAGGCAATCGGACCGCCAAACGGAACGTCGGCCGCTGTCGGGCAAAAGCAGCCCACGGCAGTTCCAGGGAGAGCAGTTTGCCCGTTTCTATCTCAATGTGGGAAAAAAGGATGGGCTGCTGCCCCAGCGCATTATCGGGGAAATTAATGAAATGAATGGCGGCTCCCGCATCAAGATCGGCAAGATCGAAATAATGAAACATTCCTCCCTGGTGGAGGCGGACAACCGCTTCATCTCCGAGGTGCTCGGTGCCTTCCGCCATCTTGTCATCAACGGCAAGCCCGTTGCCGTTGAGGTGGTGGAGGAAAAGAACGGCGGTGCAAAAAGTGCGGCCGGCAGCCGGCCGGCCAGGGCCGTCAAGGGAAGCAGCGCTCCCAAATATCCCAAGTCGGGAAGCCGCAGGGCGCAACGCTAACGAAACCTGATCATTGGTGAAAAAGGACAGTCCCGCGACTGTCCTTTTTTTTTGCCCTGCCCCCGCCGCGCACGAGCCGGCAAACCCCATGAAAATCATGGTTTTTTTCCGGCAGCTTCCCCGTGTCCCTCTGCCGCGATCACACGACAGTCATTGTGCCTGCTTTGCTCATTGTGTATAGTGACGCTGCCGGTCGCAATACTCCCCAGCAAATACGAAGATACGAGGCCGCCCATGAACGGACTTTCCCCTGAGATAAAACTTGATCATCCCCAGGTAACCAAGGTGCTTTTTTACCCCCGCCGTGAAGGGAAAGGGGAGACTCCGGACGGTTGCCTCGATTTCGATATTCCCGTTGACAACGGCGTCACCATCGGCGCTCGTTTTCATCCAGCCGGAAAAGACGCCCCGAATATCCTGTTTTTCCACGGCAACGGCGAGATTGTCAGTGAATATGACGATATCGGCAGCGGTTTCGTTGCCCACGGCATGAGTTTTCTGGCAATCGACTATCGAGGTTACGGCTGGAGCGGCGGCGAACCGTCAGCCGGGAAGATGATGCGGGACTGTCATGTTGTTTTTGAATACGTGCGGAACTGGCTGGCGGCGGAGGAGCGCAAAGGGTATCTGGTTGTCATGGGGCGTTCGCTGGGCAGCGCCTGCGCCATCGAGCTTGCCGTGACCGAGAGGCAGGCGGTTGCCGGGCTTATCATCGACAGCGGCTTTGGTCATACACTGCCCCTGTTGCGCTGTCTGGGGGTTGATGTCGACGGCCTGGGAATCACGGAGGATGAGTGCTTCAACAACCTGAAGAAGATCACGACATTCATC is part of the Desulfobulbaceae bacterium DB1 genome and encodes:
- a CDS encoding DEAD/DEAH box helicase, coding for MTAFKEIGVSEGILKALQALGFEQPTPVQEKIIPLMLEQRRDLVGLAQTGTGKTAAFGIPLVQLIDTRLGETQGLVLCPTRELCVQVARDIAALGQFLPQLRVSAVYGGANIEQQIRDLRRGAQLIIATPGRLHDLLRRGVADLSHITTVVLDEADEMLQMGFQDELNAILAHTPQSKNTLLFSATMSKEVATIAAKYMNKPLEITIGQRNVGTENVRHLYYMIHARDRFLALKRIVDGNPGLYSIIFCRTREETKDVADKLMQEGYSVDALHGDLSQGQRDLVMGRFRSRNLQMLVATDVAARGLDVNDLTHVINYNLPDDIASYTHRSGRTGRAGKTGTSIAIIHLREKHKIKEIEQRLGRKFELSRIPTGHEICQKQLLSLVDTLQNRDVDHAQIEPFFAQVAEKLASFDREELIKRFLSIEFNRFLDYYRNVPDLNQPEEKRQSGRQSDRQSDRQTERRPLSGKSSPRQFQGEQFARFYLNVGKKDGLLPQRIIGEINEMNGGSRIKIGKIEIMKHSSLVEADNRFISEVLGAFRHLVINGKPVAVEVVEEKNGGAKSAAGSRPARAVKGSSAPKYPKSGSRRAQR
- a CDS encoding cold-shock protein, yielding MKQGTVKWFNAAKGFGFIAEDNGGDVFVHFSAIKSQGYKSLDEGARVSFEIVDGPKGPAANDVVQL